In a single window of the Magnolia sinica isolate HGM2019 chromosome 7, MsV1, whole genome shotgun sequence genome:
- the LOC131251067 gene encoding protein ROOT PRIMORDIUM DEFECTIVE 1 isoform X2, translating to MLGFSCAFRKRALESIGVTILERVSSPISEEIISFGPFNSNTQKRWKKPVVTAQTRLEDRTRDLKLDKLMGHFKRLKIVLTLVELMWNRRGPYVSVQLISKWRNIVGVNIGMGVFLRKYPHIFEIYTHPTRRNLCCRLTQKMVDLIKEEALVIKESEAMAVQRLKKLLMISTGGMLHIHALWLIRRELGLPEDFRHSILPKYTDIFTLVNPEIVALVSRDESLAIADVEKWREKEYREKWLSEFETKYAFPIQFPTGYKIEKGFREKLKNWQRLPYLKPYEKTEVVRVRSCGVVERFEKRAVGILHEFLSLTVEKMVEVERLSHFRRDFSMEVNVRELLLKHPGIFYISTKGNTQTVFLREAYSKGCLMEPNPLYVVRRKVLDLLLLGSRNSRELRPLEDLPERDANLVCDEERCGQPDGDWVIPILEGASESWSDAYQASEEDNNVKFDDGGIHDDYIK from the exons ATGCTTGGATTTTCATGTGCCTTCCGAAAGAGGGCATTGGAAAGCATTGGAGTGACAATTTTAGAAAGGGTCTCTTCTCCCATTTCAGAAGAGATCATCAGTTTTGGGCCTTTCAATTCAAACACCCAAAAGAGATGGAAGAAACCAGTTGTCACAGCACAAACACGCCTAGAGGATAGAACAAGAGATCTCAAGCTCGATAAACTGATGGGTCATTTTAAGAGATTGAAGATTGTCCTGACATTGGTGGAGCTGATGTGGAACCGTAGGGGCCCCTACGTATCTGTCCAACTAATCTCGAAATGGAGGAATATAGTTGGAGTGAATATAGGAATGGGTGTTTTCCTCCGAAAGTATCCTCACATCTTTGAGATATACACCCACCCCACTAGAAGAAATCTTTGTTGCAGACTAACCCAAAAGATGGTAGACTTGATCAAAGAGGAAGCTTTGGTGATTAAGGAATCTGAAGCGATGGCTGTCCAGCGTTTGAAAAAGCTTCTTATGATTTCGACTGGTGGGATGCTGCACATCCATGCACTATGGCTGATAAGGAGAGAACTTGGGTTGCCTGAGGATTTCAGACATTCGATCCTTCCTAAGTATACGGATATCTTTACCTTAGTAAATCCTGAGATTGTTGCAttggtttcaagagatgaaagtcTAGCCATTGCTGATgtagaaaaatggagagagaaagaaTATAGAGAAAAGTGGTTGAGCGAGTTTGAAACAAAGTATGCTTTCCCAATTCAATTCCCAACTGGATATAAGATTGAGAAAGGATTTCGAGAAAAGCTGAAGAACTGGCAAAGGCTACCTTACTTGAAGCCTTATGAGAAAACGGAGGTCGTGCGGGTCCGTTCTTGCGGTGTGGTTGAACGCTTTGAGAAGCGTGCGGTTGGTATTCTCCATGAATTTCTAAGCTTAACTGTGGAGAAGATGGTTGAGGTAGAGCGGTTATCTCACTTCCGGAGGGACTTCAGCATGGAAGTAAATGTTCGGGAGCTTCTTCTAAAACACCCAGGAATTTTCTATATATCGACCAAAGGCAACACCCAAACAGTGTTTCTTAGAGAAGCATATAGCAAAGGTTGCTTGATGGAGCCAAATCCGCTTTATGTGGTTCGTAGGAAAGTGCTTGACCTTCTCTTGCTTGGCAGTCGAAACAGCCGAGAATTGCGGCCTCTGGAGGACTTACCAGAAAGGGACGCCAATCTAGTCTGTGATGAGGAaaggtgtggccaacctgatgggGATTGGGTAATTCCCATTTTAGAAGGTGCTTCTGAAAGTTGGAGTGATGCTTATCAGGCGTCCGAGGAGGATAATAATGTGAAATTTGATGATGGTGGAATTCACGATGATTACATCAAATG A
- the LOC131251067 gene encoding protein ROOT PRIMORDIUM DEFECTIVE 1 isoform X1, protein MLGFSCAFRKRALESIGVTILERVSSPISEEIISFGPFNSNTQKRWKKPVVTAQTRLEDRTRDLKLDKLMGHFKRLKIVLTLVELMWNRRGPYVSVQLISKWRNIVGVNIGMGVFLRKYPHIFEIYTHPTRRNLCCRLTQKMVDLIKEEALVIKESEAMAVQRLKKLLMISTGGMLHIHALWLIRRELGLPEDFRHSILPKYTDIFTLVNPEIVALVSRDESLAIADVEKWREKEYREKWLSEFETKYAFPIQFPTGYKIEKGFREKLKNWQRLPYLKPYEKTEVVRVRSCGVVERFEKRAVGILHEFLSLTVEKMVEVERLSHFRRDFSMEVNVRELLLKHPGIFYISTKGNTQTVFLREAYSKGCLMEPNPLYVVRRKVLDLLLLGSRNSRELRPLEDLPERDANLVCDEERCGQPDGDWVIPILEGASESWSDAYQASEEDNNVKFDDGGIHDDYIKW, encoded by the coding sequence ATGCTTGGATTTTCATGTGCCTTCCGAAAGAGGGCATTGGAAAGCATTGGAGTGACAATTTTAGAAAGGGTCTCTTCTCCCATTTCAGAAGAGATCATCAGTTTTGGGCCTTTCAATTCAAACACCCAAAAGAGATGGAAGAAACCAGTTGTCACAGCACAAACACGCCTAGAGGATAGAACAAGAGATCTCAAGCTCGATAAACTGATGGGTCATTTTAAGAGATTGAAGATTGTCCTGACATTGGTGGAGCTGATGTGGAACCGTAGGGGCCCCTACGTATCTGTCCAACTAATCTCGAAATGGAGGAATATAGTTGGAGTGAATATAGGAATGGGTGTTTTCCTCCGAAAGTATCCTCACATCTTTGAGATATACACCCACCCCACTAGAAGAAATCTTTGTTGCAGACTAACCCAAAAGATGGTAGACTTGATCAAAGAGGAAGCTTTGGTGATTAAGGAATCTGAAGCGATGGCTGTCCAGCGTTTGAAAAAGCTTCTTATGATTTCGACTGGTGGGATGCTGCACATCCATGCACTATGGCTGATAAGGAGAGAACTTGGGTTGCCTGAGGATTTCAGACATTCGATCCTTCCTAAGTATACGGATATCTTTACCTTAGTAAATCCTGAGATTGTTGCAttggtttcaagagatgaaagtcTAGCCATTGCTGATgtagaaaaatggagagagaaagaaTATAGAGAAAAGTGGTTGAGCGAGTTTGAAACAAAGTATGCTTTCCCAATTCAATTCCCAACTGGATATAAGATTGAGAAAGGATTTCGAGAAAAGCTGAAGAACTGGCAAAGGCTACCTTACTTGAAGCCTTATGAGAAAACGGAGGTCGTGCGGGTCCGTTCTTGCGGTGTGGTTGAACGCTTTGAGAAGCGTGCGGTTGGTATTCTCCATGAATTTCTAAGCTTAACTGTGGAGAAGATGGTTGAGGTAGAGCGGTTATCTCACTTCCGGAGGGACTTCAGCATGGAAGTAAATGTTCGGGAGCTTCTTCTAAAACACCCAGGAATTTTCTATATATCGACCAAAGGCAACACCCAAACAGTGTTTCTTAGAGAAGCATATAGCAAAGGTTGCTTGATGGAGCCAAATCCGCTTTATGTGGTTCGTAGGAAAGTGCTTGACCTTCTCTTGCTTGGCAGTCGAAACAGCCGAGAATTGCGGCCTCTGGAGGACTTACCAGAAAGGGACGCCAATCTAGTCTGTGATGAGGAaaggtgtggccaacctgatgggGATTGGGTAATTCCCATTTTAGAAGGTGCTTCTGAAAGTTGGAGTGATGCTTATCAGGCGTCCGAGGAGGATAATAATGTGAAATTTGATGATGGTGGAATTCACGATGATTACATCAAATGGTAA